The DNA sequence CGTTGCGACCAAGGAGACGGGGATCACCCTGCCTCTTGCCCTTGCACTCTGGGAGGTCTCGGCAGGGGAGGGCAGGGGAGTCGGGAGGGCCCTCAAGCACCAGTCGGTGCACTGGGCGGTCCTTGCCATCCTGGTGGGGGTGGTGCTAGCGCATCCGCGATACCGGGTCTTTCTCCTCTACAGCCTGGACCTGAGGGGATTTCGGGCGAACCTTCTCGGCCAGGTCACGGGGGTGGGCGATCTTCTCTCTCACCTTATCCTGCCGGGGCGGCTGAACATAGACCCGGGCTCGATGTCCGGCGGTGCCTGGCCCATCCCGCAGTCCGTGACTCTTTTGTCCCTGGCGCTGCTGGGGTTCATGGGCCTCTGGAAGAGAATATTCTGGCTGTCCTTCGGGATAGGCTGGTTCTTCCTCCACACGATGGTCGTCAACCTCCTCGTGCCGCGCATCGACAGCGTCAGCGACCGCCATTTCTACCAGGCGGGCTGGGGAATCTTCCTCGTGGCATCGGTGGCGATGACCTGGCTCGTGTTCCGCCTGAGGGGAGGAGCGCGCGCCTTCGCGGTCCTTGCCCTGTGTTTTGCCATCGTGCTCGGCGGATATACCATCGCCCGCAACCGGGTGTACCACAGCGAGATCGCCCTGTGGGAGGACACGGTCGTGAAGTCGCCGCGGAACCCCCGGGCCTTCAACAACCTCGGCTACGCCTACTACCTGGAGGGCCGGAAGGAAGAGGCGCGAGACGCCTACCGCCGCGCCCTTGAGATCGACCCGACCTTCGAATATGCCCGCAACAACCTGAAGATGCTTGAGAGCGAATGAGTCATGATTGACAATATGGTTCTGTCCCTGTATGTTACGAAGATATGGCACAGAGTGCGGGTGGTTCGACTACGGCGGGGCGGACTGGCCGGTATCTGACGGTCCTTACCGCCGGGCTTATCTCAGGCGTCCTCACGATAGCCATGGGGTGCGCCTTCTCGGCACTCATATTCTCCGGCCCGCTCTCCGGCTACATCGGCACTGGCGTCAAGCTGATACTCTTCGGCGCATTCCTTCTCGGCGCGATAACGGCGTTTACCAGCTCGTACGCGGGCACCGTGGCCCGGCCCCACGAGATCCCGGCCGCGGTCATCGCCCTCATGGCGGCCGCGATAGCGGCAGGGGTGCCGGGGCAGATCTGCATGGAGGGCGCCTTTGTCACCGTCGTGGCAACGATCGCGGTCACCGGCTGCACGACGGGCATCTTCTTTCTCCTCCTGGGTTACTTCAAGGCCGGCAACCTCATACGGTTCGTTCCCTATCCCGTCATCGGGGGGTTTCTTGCCGGTACCGGGCTCCTTCTCGTGAAGGGGGCCTTCGGGGTCATGACGGGAAAGGCGCTCACCGTGGCCAACATGGCCTATCTCGCGGACCCGGGGGTGTTCGTCAAGTGGCTTCCCGGCCTTGTCTTCGCGGGCGTCCTCTTCCTGGTCCTCAGGTGGCGGAACCATTACCTCGTCATGCCGGTCTGGCTTGCTCTTTCCTTCGTCCTCTTCTACATGGCGCTGCCCGTGACGGGCATGTCTCTCGGCGACGCGCGCTCTCAGGGCTGGCTCATCGCGTCCCTCGAGGGGGGAGGGCCCGGCGCGGCGCTGTCCCTTTCTTCCCTTGCGGGGATAGACTGGGGACTTGTCGGTTCACAGACGGGAAGGATCCTCACGGTGCTCATCCTCAGCTCCCTTTCCCTCCTCCTTAACGCGAGCGGACTGGAGCTTGTCGTCAGGGAGGAGATCGACCTCAACAGGGAACTGAGGGCAACGGGATTGTCGAACCTCGTCGCGGGCCTCTCGGGGAGCACCGTCGGTTTCCATTCACTGAGCCTGTCCGCGCTCGGCCATTCCATGGGGGCGAAAAGCCGCCTCGTCGGGGTATTCTCCGCGGTCATCTGCGGGGCGGTCCTCGTCTTCGGCAGCTCCCTTTTGTCCTATTTTCCCCGGCCCATCATGGGAGGGGTGCTTCTCTTCCTCGGCTTTGCCTTCCTGTACGAGTGGCTCTACGAAAGCTGGCTCAAGCTGCCCGCTCTTGACTGTGTCCTTATCGTCGTCATCCTCGTCGTCATCGGAACATTCGGGTTCCTGCAGGGCGTCGGGGTCGGAATGCTCGTGGCCATCGTCATCTTCGTGGTCAAGTACAGCCACGTGAGCGTCATCAAGCACAGGCTGTCGGGGACCAATTTCCAC is a window from the Syntrophorhabdus sp. genome containing:
- a CDS encoding SulP family inorganic anion transporter → MAQSAGGSTTAGRTGRYLTVLTAGLISGVLTIAMGCAFSALIFSGPLSGYIGTGVKLILFGAFLLGAITAFTSSYAGTVARPHEIPAAVIALMAAAIAAGVPGQICMEGAFVTVVATIAVTGCTTGIFFLLLGYFKAGNLIRFVPYPVIGGFLAGTGLLLVKGAFGVMTGKALTVANMAYLADPGVFVKWLPGLVFAGVLFLVLRWRNHYLVMPVWLALSFVLFYMALPVTGMSLGDARSQGWLIASLEGGGPGAALSLSSLAGIDWGLVGSQTGRILTVLILSSLSLLLNASGLELVVREEIDLNRELRATGLSNLVAGLSGSTVGFHSLSLSALGHSMGAKSRLVGVFSAVICGAVLVFGSSLLSYFPRPIMGGVLLFLGFAFLYEWLYESWLKLPALDCVLIVVILVVIGTFGFLQGVGVGMLVAIVIFVVKYSHVSVIKHRLSGTNFHSNVDRAPAEEQVLSREGESMHILKLQGYIFFGTANDLHEEIRKRANDEALKKLRFVVLDFRLVNGVDSSAVNSFVKMKEQARSRGYRLVFAQVPPDALTSFRRGGLGLEESDSFRVFGDLDRAVEWCEDE
- a CDS encoding tetratricopeptide repeat protein; the protein is MTNAGRAGYALAPLAAVLIAYLNSFTGVFQLDDYNVIVFNPSVESWSAFWQDCFHGIRPLLKFTYTLCQTSRTGVFGFHAFNLAVHLVNVFLVFSLTLSFLRGRPGTVPEKALYPAASLAALLFGLHPIQTEAVTYITGRSASLMTMFYLGSLALYVKGGREGKTVLLYVLSPLMFLFAVATKETGITLPLALALWEVSAGEGRGVGRALKHQSVHWAVLAILVGVVLAHPRYRVFLLYSLDLRGFRANLLGQVTGVGDLLSHLILPGRLNIDPGSMSGGAWPIPQSVTLLSLALLGFMGLWKRIFWLSFGIGWFFLHTMVVNLLVPRIDSVSDRHFYQAGWGIFLVASVAMTWLVFRLRGGARAFAVLALCFAIVLGGYTIARNRVYHSEIALWEDTVVKSPRNPRAFNNLGYAYYLEGRKEEARDAYRRALEIDPTFEYARNNLKMLESE